Proteins co-encoded in one Symmachiella macrocystis genomic window:
- the guaD gene encoding guanine deaminase: protein MNSYTAIRGCFFDFIDDPWKQLGNDQAAARFERDGLLVIEEGIIRDFGPYADLAEKYSGVPLTHIRDRMILPGFIDGHIHFPQTRVLGAHGAQLLDWLQTSIFPEEEKYANRDYAEEAAEHFFHALLAGGTTTCQAFTTSSPVSTEVFFEAAARRQMRVIAGLTGIDKFAPPDTLISADDFYRESKRLIEQYHRCGRNLYAITPRFAVGCTDAMLSYAGQLKREHEDCWINTHISENPTEVRAARTEFPECSDYTAVHEKHGLLGAKFTAGHGIWLSNDEFRRFSQAGAALAFCPMSNLFLGSGLFRLGRALDPEHPVRLALGSDMGAGNAFSLIRVLDEAYKVGLCNNTMLDGSVNPLQQDLAEAERNKLNPFRAFYLATLGGARALYLDDLLGNFQLGKEADFVALDWTAGQQAISWRQSLTTKSGSPATIDEAAELLFGIMALGDDRSVAETWIAGQCAYRKETTSTSRDATPPLPLVAPQETFVNPQHSPASAKL from the coding sequence ATGAATTCTTATACAGCAATCCGCGGCTGTTTCTTCGACTTCATCGACGATCCTTGGAAGCAACTGGGAAATGACCAAGCAGCCGCTCGGTTTGAACGGGACGGTCTGCTGGTCATTGAAGAGGGTATTATCCGCGATTTTGGCCCCTATGCTGATTTGGCCGAGAAGTATTCCGGTGTGCCGCTGACTCATATCCGCGACCGAATGATTCTCCCCGGGTTCATCGACGGGCATATTCACTTCCCCCAGACGCGCGTCCTGGGAGCCCACGGAGCGCAGTTGCTCGACTGGCTACAAACTTCGATTTTTCCCGAAGAGGAAAAATACGCAAACCGCGATTACGCCGAGGAAGCAGCAGAGCATTTCTTTCACGCATTACTGGCCGGCGGAACGACCACCTGCCAAGCTTTCACCACGAGCAGTCCCGTCTCGACTGAGGTTTTTTTCGAAGCGGCTGCGCGGCGACAGATGCGTGTGATTGCCGGGCTGACAGGTATTGATAAATTTGCTCCACCGGACACGTTGATCTCCGCCGATGACTTTTATCGCGAGAGCAAACGTTTGATCGAGCAATACCACCGCTGCGGTCGAAATCTATACGCCATTACGCCGCGATTTGCCGTGGGCTGCACCGATGCGATGTTGTCCTACGCCGGACAGTTGAAGCGGGAGCACGAAGACTGCTGGATCAATACGCACATCAGTGAGAATCCAACCGAAGTCCGTGCCGCCCGGACTGAGTTCCCTGAATGCTCGGACTACACTGCGGTGCACGAGAAACATGGATTGCTGGGGGCCAAGTTTACGGCCGGACATGGCATCTGGTTATCGAATGACGAATTCCGCCGATTCTCCCAAGCAGGAGCCGCCTTGGCCTTCTGCCCGATGTCGAATCTGTTTTTGGGGAGCGGGCTGTTTCGACTTGGCCGGGCCTTGGATCCGGAACACCCGGTGCGGTTGGCGCTCGGCAGTGACATGGGAGCAGGCAATGCATTCAGTCTGATTCGGGTGCTCGACGAAGCCTACAAGGTCGGGCTCTGCAATAACACGATGCTTGATGGTTCAGTGAATCCTCTCCAGCAAGATCTTGCCGAGGCTGAACGCAACAAGCTGAATCCATTCCGAGCCTTTTATCTGGCCACGTTAGGGGGAGCACGGGCGCTTTACCTTGATGATCTACTAGGGAATTTTCAGCTGGGCAAAGAAGCTGATTTCGTCGCCTTAGACTGGACGGCCGGTCAGCAAGCCATCAGCTGGCGCCAGTCGCTCACCACGAAATCTGGTAGTCCCGCGACGATTGATGAGGCTGCTGAACTTCTGTTTGGTATCATGGCACTGGGCGACGACCGTTCCGTGGCAGAGACCTGGATCGCCGGCCAATGCGCCTATCGCAAGGAAACAACAAGCACATCGCGAGACGCAACACCTCCACTCCCGTTGGTGGCGCCGCAGGAGACTTTCGTGAATCCGCAACACTCGCCCGCGAGTGCAAAACTGTAG